A region of the Apus apus isolate bApuApu2 chromosome 5, bApuApu2.pri.cur, whole genome shotgun sequence genome:
aaataaaaattaagtcaaGTTAATATTCAGACCTCATTCATGCAGCCTTTCTTTAAATAGGTTTTGGATGCCCTTGTAGGTCACCTTCCTGAAATCCTTGAACTAATGACTAATGGAGGAGAAAACAATGGATCAGAAAGCAAGGTGGGTATtcttaaagttttaaaatttgttttctaaatgaagGCAGTAGCAAAAAGTCCAGACATACTATCAGAAAAGGCTTTCATGATGAGTTTCTGCTTTGGAGACAaagtttccttgtttttttttcattgtttgctgattttaaaaacttgaaaattaaCGAAAATGTTTTTGAGGGTTAGACTTAATATGAAATGAACGGTCtatccattttctttttgtaatttaCGAAAGATTTGCTGAAGTAgataaaattctgaaatataatAATTAAGTTACAGTAAGAGTTGGATTCTTACTAAAGGAGTGAGAGctaataactttttttgtttggttggttttttaataCTGCGATGGCAGCTGCCCATGGTTGGTATACAAGTGCAATGTCAGCTGTGgcagtttgtttcattttgcttagTGCTGAAGAGAATTTAGCTTGGCTACTTTAAGGCCTTTGCTGCTCCTGAGAAAAGGGGTATAATTCCTACTAAAATGAATTGGAGACCTGAGAAGAATAACTGCGAAGATTAAGAAGCTAGAGGGAAAATGGGATTTATTTGGTTTcagaaagagaagactgaggagggTTGTTGTAATGGTATTTATATCTGTAAAAGGGTATTAAAAAGAGAAcagtgattaatttttctttctctggaagaGGGGTTGGAAATGAAGGTGTaataattctggttttatttttcttttttttaaagaaaagttagACTAGTACCTGCTGGAAATGGTCGCAGTGTAGTTGATCCTGTCTGAGGAGAGAAATTAATTGACCCCTTAAAATCTCTTACCTTCTTATATTGTTGTGATGTGCTTTTCAAGCATAGTAACATGACAACAGCTAGGAgatgtaactttttttatttttttatttttatttctagttaTTGTCTATTCCTGACTTGATTCCTGCATTAACAACAGCAGAACAGAGAGCAGCAACTTCTTTAAAATGGAGAACTCATGAAAAGTTACTACAAAAATATGCATGTCTCCCTCATATCATATCAAGTGATCAGATTTATTATCGTTTTCTTCACAGAATGTTGACAATCATTTTGACAAATGTGAGCCCACCTGTCTCCTTCtcattgttttttatttatttacagtctTTAGAACAATGATCACTAGATATTTGCTATATGTAGTACATAATATCTTAAATTAAAGTACTGTTTCTCATTGCATATGGTAtatcaggcttttttttttttttatatgaagcTGAGAAATTACTTTGAGAACTTGTCCCCCCATTTGAGGAGCAGAATTTGGATAAACAGGTTATCACATTTTTCCTCTCACAGGAGACTTCCCTTATGCTCATTGCAGTTTGCTTCTAGGTAAACTGAAACCTTTTCCTCTGAGATCTGCCTTCTTTTTGCTGAATCCATACATTACTTTGCATTGTGTTCCATTCTTTATGAAAGAACACTCCATTCTGAAAATGAATGATCATTTAGAGCTATGAGTCTGAAATTTTATTGAAGTTTTTACTCCTGAAGAATTCAGGAGTAAAACTgttgtaaaagaaaatgttgttttattttctaacacGTTCAACATAGAAGGTGCCTTCCCAACATGGAATACTGTACAGTGTTTAGGGAATAGCTGAATAAACAAGTTAAGCAGAAAGGATAAAGAGGCAGGTGTCTCATGAACTGCCcaaacttcctttttctcccttataAAATGCCAGTTATTTCAGAATGTATGAAGTAAGgcttattttcctgtattttttctatATTTGGCACTTTGATATGTTTTCAGTTGTATTCCTTCAGGTATGTCTAATTGTGTTTCCTTCATTTCTTTCAAGAATGTCCTGCCAGtccaaaaagcagcagctcgAACTCTCTGTGTTTATTTACGTTACAATCGCAAACAAGAACAGAGACACGAGGTTATTCAGAAACTGATTGAACGTAAGatagtttttctttcattacttAGAGATGCAAGGTAGTTTTGACTGAAGGTCTGTTTATGGTTGTATTTATGCAGTGTAACTTCCTGCCATCATCGGAGTGATTACACttggcattttgtttttcatattaTCACCAAGTAAATCATGTAAGGACTGTCTCTGAAGCTTACACAAAGGAATTGGGAAAGAGGCAATGTGGGAAACTGGTAATATGCCAAGACCCCTCCAACCCTACTTCATGAGTCCAGGATTGCTCAGCTGCAATAAACAGAGTTCCTCTATATAAGTAAAATTCTATAGAGCCTTCAGCGTGAGAAGTGCTGAATAAATTTTCTTAGAAAGTAATTTATGAATGAGTTAGTCACCTAAGTGGTCATTCTGGTCTAtactatgtttttttaaagataggTTAGAAGGTTCAGTGGTTTCCATTAGCACTCCTTAATGTTTACATAGTAATTTTGATACACCTGTCACATGGTTTGAAAGGTATTCAGGGCTTTCTTCAACACAATAGCTTGCTATTTTAGCTTTTTCAGATGGTTAAAGAGACAGgttaaatttctgaaaaaaaaatctcgcTAACAGGAATGTTAATTGAATTCAGAAGGTTAggttttcactgaaagaaaaaattgagAAAGGCTGAGAAGGTGTGCCTTTCTGATGAGTGTCATTATAATCTTCTGAGTCAAAGGTTGATCTTTTAAATGTGTTCTAGCTGACATTGAAAATTTACTAGATAACATCTGTGGATTGCTATTTTTCAGAACTGGGCCAAGGAAAAAGTTATTGGAACAGACTTCGTTTTTTAGATACTTGTGAATTCATTATGGAACTGTTTTCAAAATCATTCTTCTGTAAATACTTCTTTCTACCTGTGCTTGAACTTACACATGATCCAGTGGCAAATGTGAGGTACTGTATGAAGAGTATGTAGCAGTGTACAGGGacaaagttttaaataatatataaagaaatattGTTTATTGTTTATGTCTTGTTTAAATAATAAGACTTGAGTAAAAAGGTGCAGAACCTTCAGACTGACCAGTATTAAAGGTGTAGGGGACTACAGGAATAATGTTAGAAAACTACAGAAGCAGATCAGTCTGAGTGTTTGGGAGACTGATTGgaagtgttgggttttgtgaGTAAAGGGAATACTGAGGCAGAGCCAGCAAGAGATGAGAAGAAAGTAATGTGGGATTTCAGTGTTGTAGAGAAAGTTGACTTGACAGTCTCCATTGGTTTCCATCCATTTCAATGTCAGTATATGTAAAGTAAAACACACAATCAATTCTTTAGTGCTCTGAGCTTAACAAGTTTGCATAGGTTTTACCTTATATGGAAGTTTTCTTCTTAATTGttggaataaattaaaaagaaaaaaaaagaataatataagggaatttggtattttttttccattatttttgtagtcagtttttttgtttttttttttcactctaaaCAGATAGTGGCCAGGCAGTTATAACGTAGctgggcccaaaactgaacagtgtttgaggtgcagtctcaccagtgctgagtacaggaggaTGATCACTTCCCCATTCCTGCTGGgcacactatttctgataaaaGCCAGtctgctgttggccttcttggccaatGGATTTAACTCcgttcaccacaactctttgcGCCTAggcatccagccagttttttaacCAGTGAACTGTACACCAGTCTAGGCCATGTGTGGCCAGTGTCTTCAGGAGAACACTGGGGGAAACAGTACTgaaggctttactgaagtccaggtaaaagacatccacagcctttccctcctccaCTAGACGGGTCATGTTGTCATAGGAGGAGATCAGGTTAGttaagcaggacctgcctttcataaacccatgctgactgggcctgattgCCTGGATGTACTGTATATGCTGTGTGATGGCACTCACagtgatctgctccataaccttccctggcaTCGAGGTCAGACTCACAGGTCTGTAGTTTTCTGGAACATCCTACTGGTCCTTCCTGTAAATGGGGGTCACATTTGCCAATCTCTGCTCAACTGGGACTGTACTCTCAATCAATGGAGAAGTTTTCTAAAATGTTATAGTATGTctggaaacaacaaaaaagcaagcactttttctgtaaaataagacctattaaattactttatctCAAATGCTGAtgtacaataaaaaaaaaattaatgtttactAAACATCTGTGCCAAAAAGtgaatatttacatatttttttttagaatgaaGTTATGCTATTTGCTGCCAAAAGTTAAATCTACTCTGAAGATTCCCACTGATAAACATTTACTTCAGCAGTTGGAATTATGTATAAGGAAACTTTTGTGTCAAGAGAAAGACAAGGATGTCTTGACTATTGTTAAAAGGgtaagcatttttcttttccagcagcatTTTGTCTTGAGGTTATCATTAAAagttaatattattaaaattgaGCTTTCTGTTGATTCTCTTAAAGTAGAACAGGAGACTGAATAATTCTACTGTCTATTATATAATTTTGAACAATTAAGAGAAGATGTAGTATAGTGCATTCTGTCAGATTTAAGAGTTGGTGTTTCCTTGGTTACTTCTATTACAGTTATTTTCTAGTGACTGAGATTCAGGATTTTAGTTCAATGACTGTGAAAACACTGCAGGTGATGAAAGACAGAATTAAAGGTTGACCGTAGTAAAAATGATCAGTCTTTGAGGTAGAGACATCTTGTtcatctgtttattttacaaTGTACAGATGAAGGATTTGCAGGATTTTGAAATGTTGTGAATTTCTTTGTAATAtgaatattcttttaaaataatgtcgTTAAGGGATGCTCGTACTTAATGTCAAAGAAGCCATGAAGTAAAGTATCTAAAGTAGGTGGCTTCCTTATAGGGCCAGTCTTCAGGAAAGACAGGGTGAACACCTGTCTGGAGCATCATAGCTTATTCACTGTTACTTTTTCAGTCTTGGTTCTTAGGTCCGTGCTCCAGCCATTCAGGCTTCTGTGCTTTCCTTGTATTTAGAGTTCTGTAGACATAGTCTGTTAGTGGTAGTCTATTGTCAATCACAGCAGGGCTCTGAGAATACTCTCTGACagtttttaactgcatttttagCACAAAAGTACAAGCTTAGGCTTCAATTGTTAAGGAAGAAAACGCACATTTAATTCTGAATAGCACCATGCTAAGCTTCTTATCTGGagagttttttaattaaaagtgtgGCATGTTGTTGAGTAAAGAtaatgaatgtttttattttctttatagacAGTATTAGAACTGGACAGAATGGAGATCTCTGTAGATGCTGTAAGTACTTACTAACTTCAATACTTACCAAGTACttttaattctcattttcatgtagtgattttttatttttactgattttattctGAAGTTTCAGAAAAGATTTTACAAAAACGATTTATTGcatcaagaaaaacaaagacaagaaCATCTCCTTTTGGAAATGGTATATTTTATCAGTACAATCTGTCCATTTTTTAATAGCTTGTAACTAAACATTAATGAGGCAATAATTTTAAGGTAAGAGGAGCATAATATGGAGAGACCTGATAGGTTCATAATCTGGGtgtggttttaattttacaCTTTACAATAGGGTTAATTCCTTCAAGGTAACATTTGACTTCCTTTATTCCTTAAGTTTTCTTGTATCAATTAGGAAGGCAAACTGGAGTTTCTTGAAAAACGCTCATGCTTCATGCCTCTATGGTTCCAAAATCTGAAGCCCTTCAGCAGACCTTTACAAAATCTTTTTGAGGCAGCTAGCAACTTGTCAGGTGTGCCTAGGAAGCCGGGGGAGGCTCTGTGTGTTAAAAGCTTTCCTGTTagccagaagaaaagaaaggaaagcattaacatctgcagcctggcaggagggaGACTTAGTGCAGATTGTATAGAGCAAAAGGAAATACAAGTTAGTTGGAATTTGGACTGAAAGTCTGCAGAATGCTTCTCCAATTTAGGAAATTATTTGTCTTCAGTAGTGGCTGTAAGCAAACGCTGCAGGAGGCACCTCACCACAAAGCGTACTGCATCTTCACAAAGCTTAGATTAGATCACTGCTGTCCTCCATTCTGCTGCCTCATCTTCAGCGTCAGGTGGGAGAAGCTAAGAACCTGGCAGGATTTAGAAGATGTGAGATTTCATTAGCATGGTTCTTTTGGCTTGAGCTCCTCTGTAGTGAATCAGAACAGATTCAAGACTGTccaaaaaatgtcagtttttcctctttgtgaTTGCTACAGAGGCTACATTTGTGGCACACTTGCATGTCAGTAGGTGCTGCAGGCCTTCTCTTGGGCAGCTGGTTTTCTCAAGTCATGATACCTGTCTTATATACTTCCTGCCATCTCCTATTACCTGGACCCAAAGGTTCAACCTTCGTTCTCAGGACCTGCCTACAGATAATAGACTTGAACTTAGCTTAATCAGTTTTTAGgttacaattaatttttttatagtgAAAGCATTTGGGGCTGTGCGCTGTGTTATCATTTATTGCCtgataacattaatttttaacatttctacACCTAGATTTTAGAGAAGCACCTGTATTTTTATGATAGACCCCATTGATATGGGCATACATTCTGTATCACAAAGGTCTCAATAAGCTATAAGAGGCATGCTGTTGAGGAACTGAAGGTGTACATAATGAATTTTGACATGTTGCAGTCCCAAATAGATGAGGAGCCATTGAATGCAGTTAAATATGACTACTATGGATTTTAATACTGAATATGTTAATAAGTTTCCTTAATTTTAGTAATTGACATAGTAGAAACTATATTCCAGAAACCTTGACCTGAATGaattgtcccttttttttttttttttactaatattATTTAGCTTTTCAAAGCTGAAGTGATATCTGTTCACCAAGAATATTGAAGCAAATAATGGCTTTTGAAATTATTGATGTAGCTGTGTTAGCACTGTTGTCTGTCTGTGAATGTGCTCTCAAGAGGTGTTCTAAGGCTATCTAATATTACAGAACAGTAAATAGATTCCTTAAACTTGAAGAATTTTAATACTTGGCTTGTTTTGCATAAAGGCTTATCAATGAAGTTAATTTTAGTCCTTTAAAAATCTGAGCATATGTGACACAGCTTACCATTGGAGAAGAACATTTTCATTGAATTGTatgtttgaattaaaaatattgccaaATAATATTGTAAGAGTATCTGTGTAGCAGAAAAGTTTAACATCTTCAGCTGCCAATTTCTatgtctttttaataaaaaaaggcatAATTTTACTAGTAAGTTATAAATGTGAACTTCAACTCTGAAGTTCCTTCGTAATTAAAAAGTCAACATTTTGTGGtgtgatttttatttggatATGTACCCTGATTTCATTCATTGAGTTTGTACTAATAGTAGGAGAGAGTAGAAATTAACTGTTATCTTGGTGATTTGGAAGCAATCCCTAGTGGAAACAcagtctatttttttctgagtaataCCTAAGtgaattattcctttttttaggAACAAttggagaaagagaagcagcaaaacgAAGGAAGATCTACAAATATTAATGATAAATTTTTTGAAAAGAAGCGTAAGTTTATTTGTGAACATATTATTTGTGCATGCATTACTCTTCTACAAAGatagaagggaagagaaaagaggcACTTCATACAGTAAATAGCAGAGGTTTGGAAACCagctttaaatctttttttctatatatttctaaagatatttataaaaaaattgcttcattATATTAGAAAAAAGATGTTTGGATTTATGTATAGAAAACATGACagctttatttctctgttctttctcatTTTGGGATGTAATGTAAGTACTTGTCTGCGGTATTTCTGAAGCGTTAGTAGCACTGGATTGGGTATTACTACTGTTTATGTTTAGGACTATGATGTGCTATGTCCtctttgtcatggtttgactgaggattggcaattaaacctgtgacaataatgctctcaataCCCTTCCCTTCatacccaggtagggaaaggagagagaataaggagagaggctttccaGATTAAAAACgaaactagacagctttaatgaaatactaatgataaaagaaatatgtaCAAAAATATACAAGTACATACAGGAATGTACAAAACCTTAGTGCCTCCCCCTACCCTCAGCAACTGccccagcactctccttagctgtgagcagttctgaaaagccctggagacaggagctgagggtagagttacGAGGATCAGGAATGCACGGGCCTAGagatcaatggtgatggatagatggaatcctccctggatgctggccatggacagaagaaaagggaagaagaaaaaggaagagggggCTTGACTTCCGTGATCCCTGAATGTATACTGAGTcctatgtagatatatggaatggtTGGTATATTCGGCTGgtcagttttgccatctgtctagtccactcctccctatgggaagGTTGTAGATACCAGTATTCTTCACCTTTAGTgttcaaagcagaaaatctgaCAAGTAGAGCAAAATGTCCTTCGTCTCTCGGCAGTATCTATAAACACTGAGCATTATCAGTCTACTAgttggaaaacttgctgtgctatttaaaagagagttcactgaagaaaaaataatcagtaaaaagaaaattgtcttcatcctgactcaaaccaggacactctttatttaaatttaagctTTAAGAGAGAAGTATTTAtactagactttttttttctttttaggtaGAGACAGTAAAACATCATCAGTGTTGGCAAAAAGTATCACCTTGGCTGTTCCTGGCAGCCTGTCTGGTACATCAGCAGGTAATAACTCTGTAAAAACTCTTCTAGAATGCTTTGATCTCACATCAGCAGGTTAAACCcaagcaaagctgcttttggCCATTGTGGGCCAGAGGTTCTCCTGCTGCACATAGGAGAACATTCCAGTCCTAGAACTGAATGTGATTTCTATGGTTTTTAGTTTTATTCTTTAGTATACAAATACatgatataattatttttattgaaatatttgtCAGTTCTTTCAGCTAGCATAggttgaaagaaaattatattaaaaagtgTTCTTAAATACTGAGGAAATGCAGTGATATCCATGTTAAAACAGTTGCTACTTATAATTTCAGGCAAAGAAGACAAGAAATCCAAGTTGGTTCGAAGCCAGTCTTTCAGTACTCAAGCACTACATCCAAAATACAGCAACATAGACAAGTGCCCTAAGTATCTTTATTATCTTAATTGTTTACCTGATAGGCAACTGTTTCCTTAATAGACAACTATTATGGAATCATATGTGCATGAATCTATGAAAATAGTGGTGTGCTCTCTGAATTGTGACCtaaattttcaggtttttgtttaATTGATTATGGTATTCGGTTTTGAACTGAGGTAAAAGTACCATTTTAAGGCATCAAAGGCCTAAAAATGGTTATGAATTCCTTTTAAGTTAATATATGTCACCTTTTATCATgtattaaaactatttttccatATGAACTACTAAATCTAAATTTATACATTTCTTCAAGAACTTTCAGCATAagtttctcatttaatttttcatataaacTCCGAAATCACCTTATTAAACAGCAGGATGATACAGTTGAGAACAGTATCTTCCTCTAACAAgcaatttggttttgttttgtttgtttttaagtaaaagCTCTGCTACAGGTTATACATCTTCAGTATCAGGAATTGGGAAAAGTTCTAGGTTATCCTATAGTGGTAAGTAGGTTATTATATTTTACATAGCTTTTTTTATGTGGGTGCTGAATATGTGGCCCCCATTAAACAAGCATACTGTAACATACCATACTCCTAAAGTATATAGAATAATAGATAGCCATTTGTTTGAGCAATCAAGTATTAGTCAAGTTAGTCTgtttttcagattctttttttgtttgttttttgttgcaAGTTTGTTTAAAGCTACATTTTGAagtggtaaaaataaaatgagtttAACATTTAACCTGTCTTTCCATTCACTAGCTATAGACATTAGGCACCTAAATTTTAAGCAGCTAAAGACAGACCAATTGAATCCCACTACTTTCATGtattaaatgtattaatatttctttcaaaatgtgtcttctaattatttttagttaGCATTTTTTGTATAAATACTTGCAGCAAGGTTAAGTTGAAACTATTCCTGCCATAGGAAATATGCTGCGATTGCCACAGGAAAACTGGCTCGTTCTGTTTActctttgtgtattttttgcagacaaaattatttgtctAAACTGCAAGTCTTTATTTCAGATGATTCATTCCGGACTCATTCCACTGGTAATAGTGGGAATGCTGCCTTCCTTTCCAGTTCTTCTTCTCGCAACTTATTTAACTCAGCTGACCAAAAGAACAATGGAAATAAGGAGAGCCAGTCCCGGAAGATGAGCATGTAAGTGGTTGCCAAGAGCTTAAATTGAGCTTATGGGtaagctttcattttcaaaggGAGTCTGAagagccttttaaaattaagcctATATTTGTGATACTTCTGCACCCAGAGTTTCAAATACTAAATAGCATGTTAGAAATGTGATGTGTGCAATTACAAGTGTTTTTAAGGttgcatttccttttaattcctctttcacattttttttcctttacattcaGCTGGTACATTATGGGGAGGGCAGAAAGGGACAAACTGAGAATTAGTGCATTTGATATCTCTTGAGTGGGCCTTTCTGATGAATTAAGTGTCTGGATGAATTCATATTTTTCCgcttcagtattttcagattcctttaaaaaacaaaccaaaacaacccctCCAACTTTACTCACAGATGTAAGCTAATAAAATTCctaaattgtaaaataaaacactgaaaagtttaactaatgtaaaaaaaatatatatctgaaCAGGCTGCATTCAGCTACTTGTGTACATTATATTATGGTATAGTCTCTTGCTGTGTGATCACAGGATTTTTTCTACTGGAATTTTACAGCCTTCCCTGTACAAGATAAACTTGTTATGGAAAGAAATGAAGCTTGCATAGTGatttattgtgttttaaaatgcactttctTTGTAGAAGAGGTTGGAAGATAATTAGTGAATTAAGGTGGTCTGTGTTGAGTCAGTCATTCACAGAAGTACCTTAAATTGCCAACTCAAATCGCACTCTATTCTTGTCTTTACCAGAGTCTAATGCCTTCTCTTATATATTACCCATAACACTTCCTTCAGACTTTTTATAAGTGTTCACTAGGTGGTCACTTATTTTAAAGTGCATTGTTTCAGCCTCAACACTTAGATTAGTAGATATGCTGACATTTTGAACTCTCTATTCAGTAAATGGGACATGTGTCCTGAGTACGTAAAATGCCATCCAGGGCTACATACTTTCAAAAATCAGGTGTTCTCAAAACCCCATGTGCTTTCACCCACATCACTGTatatcttctgtttcttctcttgaaaattacttcaaatgttgtaattttttttttagcaactATTTTAGGAATGCCAGTTACTCATCTGTCTCACAGGgatttggggaaaataaatggaTTAGTATTCACAAAGCTCTTAGATGTAAAGATTAGTTAGAGATATGTTCTACTTCACATAAAACTTCcaattttcaaaagttttttgatgtcacttaaaataaaacctggTGTCTTTTGTTTGAATGCAAGAGGACAGAGAAAGACTCACACAGAGCAGTTCATACCTATGTCTTCAGGCAGGAATGTGGAATGTAAGAGACTTAGCTTCAAGTCTCAGCATTCCCAGGTGGATACCTTAACAGCAGACTATTTGGAGCAGGTATCTGATTTGAAAGGAGGTATCTGATCAAACACTATGATCTGGATACTCTCTCAGGTTCAGAAAGTCCCTAAACTGCACAGTGTCAGAAGCCAAGAGGATATagtaacagaagaaaagcattttcgGAGAAAGAAGAGCAGGATTGGGATGACCTACATTTAGCTCTGAATAAGAGTTTTAATAGTCTGTGTTCTTATGGGAAAACACATCTCTCAAGTTGGTATAATATCTGCTGCACTGTAAATTCAATTTCTCTATTGAAATCTAGCCCAATActtaattgttttcatttaaaaaatggagcAGCTCTATAAGGAGATATTAAGAGATGCAGATACAGGAATGGTTGGTGGTAAATGCGTTCACCCACATAACCTTGTTGATCACAGATATATTTAGGTGTACCTCtctcatctttcttttgttcacAAAGTCATACTGAATAGATATTTAGGTGTACCTCtctcatctttcttttgttcacAAAGTCATACTGAATAGAtaccaaaataaatttttaaaaagtcaatttcaaggaaatgttattttcttactAGAATTATGGAAAAATTAATATCCAAATATATAAGCAGTTGACAGAAGTACTCTTATTGAgagaataatttgaaaattgtaTAGTGAGAGTTGCAATTGAATAGATGCTCTGGAGTGTGTCACCATCTATGTACTTGCTAAGGCAGGAAACTTCTGGAAAAATAGTAACAGAGTATATATTTAGAGTAAATCATCATGTAAATTTACAAATGCGCTGGTTAAACACTGCACTGACCATCTTAATTCTGGCAAGTCCCAGCTTTTAGTTTATTGGCTCTGCAATATGAGTAAGGTAACTTTTAATATGTTTCTTTCTCTAAGTAGCTGTGTTTGTGAAGAATCAAAGATATGCTGTTTAATAAGTAAAATATCAACAGATATAATTAATAATTCTTAGAATGGAATGTATGTTtgagaaaaatactatttaattGCTTAAGTGCAGTCTTTTCCATAAAGTTGCTCTACTGAATTTTGGCAGATATTCACTCTTGGCAATATAGTGCAGTTTGTAGGGATGAAGAATTTCTGGTTTCATACATTCATGTTGTTCCAGgaactttaaaaaactttttaaaacctGAAGTTACTTTGGTGCAGAACTGAAGTCTTCACTTACCATActgcagagataaaaaaaaatttttgtcCCATTTCAGACACATGTGTGTGCCAATTAAAATAttccctcttttaaaaaataatgtagatttaaaataaataaacaaataaaaatctcagtaaATCCTGATCCAGTGCTCACAAGggagggacaggaaaatgacCATTAGCTTTGGTGTAATTTGCTAGATCTTAGGTAACAGTCTGTAGAAAATACAAGAATTATGCTGGACATGCACCTGTATAACTTAATGGTGGAATGACCATTTTAAGTACcttatggaaaaggaaagaatcaCAAAGAGCACTGGTTGAGTATTTCATCCCACAAGAGACCTTAGTTAAGTCAATTTGCAGAGCAAATGTGCTTTTCTCACTTTCTGCTGAAAGGTTGCCAGTTAGATAATGAATCATCCTAGTGCAGAAATTGACATAATTCATAAACATT
Encoded here:
- the PPP4R4 gene encoding serine/threonine-protein phosphatase 4 regulatory subunit 4 isoform X2: MQLTAAVSFLTILQEESVSIHTYSHSFLHIILQHLEHRDAGVSNAWLETLLAVIEALPKETVRHEILNPLVSKAQLSQTLQSRLVSCKIMGKLANKFEAHIIKREILPLVKSLCQDVEYEVRACMCRQLEHIAQGIGTELTKTVVLPELVELARDEGSSVRLAAFETLVNLLDMFDADDRSQTVLPLVKSFCEKSFKADESILLSLSFHLGKLCNGLYGIFTPEQHLRFLEFYKKLSTLGLQQENGHNDNQLQLQTLEQEKKYILVRKNCAYNFPAMIVFVDPKNFHLELYSIFFCLCHDPEVPVRYTMALSFYEVAKLLNSGVYTIHKELVTLLQDESLEVLDALVGHLPEILELMTNGGENNGSESKLLSIPDLIPALTTAEQRAATSLKWRTHEKLLQKYACLPHIISSDQIYYRFLHRMLTIILTNNVLPVQKAAARTLCVYLRYNRKQEQRHEVIQKLIEQLGQGKSYWNRLRFLDTCEFIMELFSKSFFCKYFFLPVLELTHDPVANVRMKLCYLLPKVKSTLKIPTDKHLLQQLELCIRKLLCQEKDKDVLTIVKRTVLELDRMEISVDAEQLEKEKQQNEGRSTNINDKFFEKKRRDSKTSSVLAKSITLAVPGSLSGTSAGKEDKKSKLVRSQSFSTQALHPKYSNIDKCPNKSSATGYTSSVSGIGKSSRLSYSDDSFRTHSTGNSGNAAFLSSSSSRNLFNSADQKNNGNKESQSRKMSIKNRKSNS